In one window of Oligoflexus sp. DNA:
- a CDS encoding TldD/PmbA family protein, which yields MLDVQIAQELIQEGLSFGADFVDVYVEQTVHSVIAIKDQKVKDIKTGTDFGIGIRALFGDKSVYGYTNIAEREELLRIVALICGLDRKPGQGKARNLKVQRSADRQPAQRGLDRDAAYEEKIAYLLKVDEYARKNPKIVQMDIGSLQKWQTVQVFDSEGLAMEDQRHYTRLPLTAIAADGSKQARAFHGPGGARGWELTRDLDPQEMADLLVKRALTVLHADPCPAGKMPVIIDNGFGGVIFHEACGHLLETTSVEKKASVFHDKMGEMIAHEAVSAVDDGTIPGLWGSINMDDEGMPTQKTQLIRNGRLESFLVDRLGHMKTGYARTGSGRRQSYKFAPASRMRNTYIEAGPHSVEAMLSTVKEGLFAKVMGGGSVTPGTGDFNFAVEEAYLIKDGKIDRPVRGATLIGSGPEVLRKISMVGQNLELSPGMCGSVSGSIPVTVGQPALKVDEILVGGEA from the coding sequence ATGTTAGATGTTCAGATAGCTCAGGAATTGATTCAAGAGGGGCTTTCTTTTGGTGCTGATTTCGTCGACGTTTATGTCGAGCAAACGGTCCACAGCGTCATCGCCATCAAAGATCAAAAAGTCAAAGATATAAAAACCGGAACTGATTTCGGCATCGGTATTCGCGCGCTGTTCGGCGATAAATCCGTTTATGGCTACACCAACATCGCCGAGCGCGAGGAGCTGCTGCGGATTGTGGCGCTCATCTGCGGCCTTGATCGAAAACCGGGGCAGGGCAAAGCCCGCAATCTTAAAGTGCAGCGTTCCGCCGATCGGCAGCCCGCCCAACGCGGTCTGGATCGTGACGCGGCGTATGAAGAGAAGATCGCCTATCTTCTGAAGGTGGATGAATACGCCCGCAAAAATCCGAAGATCGTGCAGATGGATATCGGCAGCCTTCAAAAATGGCAAACCGTGCAGGTCTTTGATTCGGAAGGCCTCGCGATGGAAGATCAAAGGCACTACACGCGACTGCCCCTGACGGCGATCGCGGCCGATGGCAGCAAGCAAGCCCGCGCCTTCCACGGTCCTGGCGGCGCGCGCGGCTGGGAATTGACCCGCGATCTGGACCCCCAGGAAATGGCGGATTTGCTCGTGAAAAGGGCTTTGACCGTTCTGCATGCCGATCCCTGTCCCGCGGGAAAAATGCCGGTCATTATTGATAATGGCTTTGGCGGCGTGATTTTTCATGAGGCCTGCGGCCATCTTCTGGAAACGACTTCGGTCGAGAAAAAAGCCTCGGTCTTTCACGACAAGATGGGCGAGATGATCGCACATGAAGCCGTCAGCGCCGTGGATGATGGAACCATCCCAGGTCTTTGGGGTTCCATCAACATGGATGATGAAGGCATGCCCACGCAGAAAACCCAGCTGATTCGCAATGGTCGCCTGGAATCCTTCCTGGTGGATCGACTGGGTCACATGAAAACAGGCTATGCCCGCACCGGGTCCGGCCGGCGTCAGTCCTATAAATTCGCACCGGCCTCGCGCATGCGGAACACCTATATCGAAGCCGGTCCGCATTCCGTGGAAGCGATGCTGTCCACTGTGAAAGAAGGCCTTTTCGCCAAAGTCATGGGCGGCGGAAGCGTGACGCCGGGCACGGGTGATTTCAACTTTGCAGTCGAGGAAGCATATCTGATCAAAGACGGCAAGATTGATAGACCTGTCCGGGGTGCGACTCTGATCGGTTCAGGCCCCGAGGTCTTGAGAAAAATTTCCATGGTCGGTCAGAACCTGGAGCTGTCTCCAGGCATGTGCGGATCGGTGAGCGGCTCCATTCCCGTGACCGTGGGACAGCCAGCTTTGAAGGTGGACGAAATTCTGGTGGGAGGGGAAGCCTGA
- a CDS encoding lytic transglycosylase domain-containing protein, whose product MRRYLTHILLLATTLATPGNSSKVFADSGYDQTLKKALNTLKEQQQEKSRNALNALAEQVQSDMEPAKRLQAAIMLAAFYWDSNYRLSRTYLGIAESLRNPTVPELSRFDAEIDHMKVRFRHAALLDLDTKRELENQLKANPPEPLRLSLVEMLLDTDDALKLNADFIAAYKRYYTGYPRTVRRDRFLRKAADIYYAQGEHAAYFHQLEGLLDQYPISEEAKASLDRLIEHAQGKKQPSYAFTFPLLKKVYRNSSAEPEQQKRILSLVATPMRRTAKDQPQKLEIIDQIRLYAYLQLYDEALTLAQAGLSQPNIPQKLRDELTNWNAFILSEKGDHQTALTRFPTLNKNASAIEVLFQESQAKSLMSSRQFPQAAQIYSQLMKRKDHPRYRWYYFWNSLAGGNLDTARRFMSSKGEQVFNETEFRRDASLYWRGRAAISGGQLEEAQQLFKNLTERQQPGYYGMLAKSALAQGRKLAEKNKAAVADSEEEAAPLNDESVSPKALLAAFKPMDRLDSQDIKAAVTVPASGAKNESIPFANYVYEIAKVTAMDPYLILSIIKSESAFNSRALSTAGAQGLMQLMPYTAVRLARLLDDQDFRLDQLQAADTNLLYGSLYLALLLNYYNGHEVPAVAAYNAGPQVVNKWLRECQNCPVDAFVEFIPYAETRNYVKKVLNTYSSYYQAEPQSEPNYLYKELPTEFPDTQIF is encoded by the coding sequence ATGCGCCGTTACCTGACCCACATTCTGCTGCTCGCAACAACCCTTGCAACACCGGGTAACTCATCGAAAGTTTTCGCCGATTCAGGATATGACCAAACCCTGAAGAAGGCCCTTAATACCCTGAAGGAACAGCAGCAGGAAAAATCCCGTAACGCCCTGAATGCCCTGGCGGAACAGGTTCAGAGCGATATGGAGCCGGCCAAGCGCCTGCAGGCCGCGATCATGCTGGCCGCATTTTACTGGGACAGCAACTACCGGCTTTCGCGTACTTACCTCGGCATCGCGGAATCATTACGGAATCCCACCGTTCCCGAACTGAGCCGCTTCGATGCGGAAATCGACCACATGAAGGTTCGTTTCCGCCATGCGGCGCTTTTGGATTTGGATACCAAGCGCGAGCTGGAAAATCAGCTGAAAGCGAATCCTCCCGAGCCGCTGCGCCTTTCCCTTGTGGAAATGCTGCTCGACACGGATGATGCCCTGAAACTGAACGCGGACTTCATTGCGGCCTATAAGCGATACTACACGGGCTATCCGCGCACGGTGCGCCGTGATCGTTTCCTGCGTAAAGCGGCTGACATTTACTATGCTCAGGGCGAGCATGCTGCTTACTTTCATCAGCTCGAAGGTCTTTTGGACCAATATCCAATCAGCGAAGAAGCGAAGGCCAGCCTGGATCGCCTGATTGAACATGCCCAGGGTAAAAAGCAGCCGTCGTATGCCTTCACCTTCCCCCTTCTGAAGAAGGTCTATCGCAATTCGTCGGCGGAGCCCGAGCAGCAAAAACGCATCCTGAGCCTGGTCGCGACCCCGATGCGTCGCACGGCCAAGGATCAGCCTCAAAAACTGGAAATCATCGATCAGATTCGCCTTTATGCCTATCTTCAACTCTACGATGAAGCTTTGACCCTGGCGCAGGCCGGTCTGAGCCAGCCGAACATCCCCCAAAAACTGCGGGATGAACTGACCAACTGGAACGCCTTCATCCTTTCTGAAAAGGGCGATCACCAGACGGCTCTGACCCGTTTCCCCACGCTCAACAAAAATGCGAGCGCGATCGAAGTCCTCTTCCAGGAATCCCAGGCCAAAAGCCTGATGAGTTCGCGGCAGTTTCCGCAGGCGGCCCAGATCTATAGCCAGCTGATGAAGCGCAAGGATCATCCGCGCTACCGCTGGTATTACTTCTGGAACTCCCTGGCCGGTGGCAACCTCGATACCGCACGTCGTTTCATGAGCAGCAAAGGCGAGCAGGTTTTCAATGAAACGGAATTCCGTCGCGACGCCTCCCTTTACTGGCGTGGACGCGCGGCCATCAGCGGCGGTCAGCTGGAAGAAGCGCAGCAGCTCTTTAAGAATCTGACTGAACGTCAGCAGCCCGGGTATTACGGAATGCTGGCCAAGAGCGCGCTGGCGCAAGGCCGTAAACTGGCGGAAAAAAATAAGGCCGCTGTGGCCGATTCTGAAGAAGAAGCCGCGCCGCTGAATGATGAGAGCGTGTCGCCCAAGGCCTTGCTTGCGGCATTCAAGCCGATGGATCGCCTGGATTCGCAGGATATCAAAGCCGCGGTCACCGTTCCGGCCAGTGGCGCGAAGAACGAATCCATTCCCTTTGCCAATTATGTTTATGAGATTGCCAAAGTCACGGCGATGGATCCCTATCTGATCCTGAGCATCATCAAATCGGAAAGCGCCTTCAATTCGCGGGCTCTTTCCACCGCCGGAGCCCAGGGCCTCATGCAGCTGATGCCCTATACCGCCGTGCGCCTCGCCCGACTGCTCGATGACCAGGATTTCCGCCTGGATCAGCTGCAGGCGGCCGATACCAATCTTCTTTATGGCAGCCTCTACCTGGCCCTGCTTCTGAACTACTATAATGGTCACGAAGTGCCTGCTGTCGCCGCGTATAACGCAGGACCCCAGGTGGTCAACAAGTGGCTGCGCGAATGCCAGAACTGTCCAGTCGATGCCTTTGTGGAATTCATTCCCTACGCGGAGACCAGAAATTACGTCAAAAAAGTACTGAACACCTACAGCAGCTACTATCAGGCCGAGCCGCAGAGCGAGCCCAATTACCTGTATAAAGAGCTGCCCACTGAGTTCCCGGACACGCAAATCTTTTGA
- a CDS encoding metallophosphoesterase produces MRRVPLFFLLLFASILVGFLTWRLRAPLRQENPIVLKEPGADVMEFIFFGDNGSGLPAQFKLAEALERYCLTHPIRAVFMLGDNFYPVGVQSVDDPQWQTKFHDAYGTPCLSQLPFYPILGNHDYKGHPAAQIAYTAKQKQWRMPHRFYSVQFGDLAKIIALDTNVADICGFSEHCVLDFLRTSLQDSSIPFRIVIGHHPILSSSGKYGTTILGRILRSFMCKTGAIYIAGHSHHLEHRQDADCALELFIAGGGGASLYEVRKDDPGTRFVQSNHGFLSVKVSKAGSAFTFFDSDLKQLYSFPDR; encoded by the coding sequence ATGCGCCGTGTCCCGCTCTTCTTTTTGCTTCTTTTCGCCTCTATTCTGGTTGGTTTCCTGACCTGGCGGCTCCGCGCTCCCCTTCGCCAAGAAAATCCCATAGTCTTGAAAGAACCCGGCGCCGACGTGATGGAGTTCATCTTCTTTGGTGACAATGGCAGCGGGCTGCCCGCGCAGTTCAAACTCGCCGAGGCCCTGGAGCGTTACTGCCTGACTCATCCCATACGAGCTGTGTTCATGTTAGGGGACAACTTCTATCCGGTGGGCGTGCAATCGGTCGATGATCCCCAGTGGCAAACCAAATTCCACGACGCCTATGGAACGCCATGCCTGAGCCAGCTTCCTTTTTATCCCATCCTCGGCAATCACGACTATAAAGGCCATCCTGCCGCGCAAATCGCCTATACGGCCAAGCAAAAACAATGGCGCATGCCCCATCGCTTCTACAGCGTGCAATTTGGTGATTTGGCAAAAATAATTGCGCTCGATACCAACGTCGCCGATATCTGTGGCTTCTCGGAGCACTGCGTTCTGGATTTTTTGCGTACATCTTTGCAGGATTCCAGCATCCCCTTCCGCATCGTGATCGGTCATCATCCGATCCTGAGTTCCAGCGGAAAGTACGGCACCACAATCCTTGGACGGATTTTGCGATCCTTCATGTGCAAAACGGGGGCCATTTACATCGCGGGACATTCCCATCATCTTGAGCATCGCCAGGACGCGGATTGTGCGCTGGAACTGTTTATCGCCGGTGGCGGCGGCGCATCGCTCTATGAAGTCAGAAAAGATGATCCCGGGACGCGTTTCGTGCAATCGAACCATGGATTCCTGAGCGTCAAGGTCAGCAAGGCCGGTAGCGCATTCACCTTCTTCGATAGTGATCTGAAGCAGCTGTACTCGTTTCCCGACCGCTAA
- a CDS encoding HU family DNA-binding protein encodes MNRSELIDAMAKQTGATKADTDRFLNAFTSIVEKNIKRKEGVKLVGFGTFSISKRKARLGRNPQSGEEIQIPARTVPVFRPGALLKQAVNTAK; translated from the coding sequence ATGAACCGTTCCGAGCTGATTGACGCCATGGCGAAGCAAACTGGAGCTACAAAAGCTGATACAGACCGCTTTCTGAATGCCTTCACTTCGATTGTTGAAAAAAACATTAAGAGAAAAGAAGGTGTGAAACTGGTCGGCTTCGGCACGTTCTCGATCTCGAAGCGCAAAGCCCGTCTGGGCCGCAATCCACAGTCGGGCGAAGAGATTCAGATTCCCGCCCGCACGGTTCCCGTTTTCCGTCCAGGCGCCTTGCTCAAGCAAGCCGTCAACACAGCGAAATGA
- a CDS encoding 3'-5' exonuclease — protein sequence MDYGVVLDLETTGINCETDRIIEIGLIEFGVGETGKPAITTMYSGLEDPEQPLTPEVQKITGLTDEMLKGQAIDWAMVRRILERASIVVAHNAEFDRSFMQKRSEYSGLDLHWACSLKHIDWEQKGYRTRALNYLAADHGFVNPFAHRALFDCATTFRIMEPYFAELVQRSYYREVRVFATRAPFETKDKLRNNRYRWDNEKRVWFKDVLEDQLPVEREFLKTDVYTGMQDFHQEENLGGC from the coding sequence ATGGATTACGGTGTGGTTTTGGATTTGGAAACGACGGGAATTAATTGCGAAACCGATCGCATTATCGAAATAGGCCTGATCGAGTTCGGCGTGGGCGAGACGGGTAAGCCGGCAATCACGACCATGTACAGTGGGCTCGAAGATCCCGAGCAGCCCCTGACGCCCGAGGTGCAGAAAATCACCGGACTGACGGATGAGATGCTGAAGGGGCAGGCTATCGACTGGGCCATGGTGCGCCGGATTCTGGAACGGGCTTCGATCGTGGTCGCGCATAATGCGGAATTCGATCGTAGTTTTATGCAAAAAAGAAGCGAGTATTCCGGCCTTGACCTGCACTGGGCCTGCAGCCTTAAGCATATCGACTGGGAGCAAAAAGGCTATCGCACCCGCGCCCTGAATTATCTGGCCGCGGATCATGGTTTCGTGAACCCCTTCGCCCACCGCGCGCTCTTTGATTGCGCGACGACCTTCCGCATCATGGAGCCTTATTTCGCCGAACTCGTTCAAAGAAGTTACTACCGCGAGGTGAGAGTCTTTGCCACCCGTGCGCCTTTTGAAACGAAGGATAAGCTCCGGAACAATCGCTATCGCTGGGATAATGAGAAACGCGTCTGGTTCAAGGATGTGCTGGAGGATCAGCTGCCGGTGGAACGCGAGTTTTTGAAAACAGACGTCTATACCGGGATGCAGGACTTCCATCAGGAAGAAAATCTCGGCGGCTGCTAA
- a CDS encoding HD domain-containing phosphohydrolase has product MTSKAKEHKPHGKSSKTAAPIQVGSFVELTAALNQAPELAGFQFEVPMDGVVSLQKDDITLIFFEDRAWQDAASVSVFLSKANDSGLCFICTGTDEDLENLPAALESANFRSLALPCRIRQLVIDVQNFHRLQSMVLRSERTNKNVKETNEHVKYVLRVSRELNGVRDSKKLLSLILQKAREITNADAGSIYTVDWNDQRESDSKIIFKVTQNESVFQELEEFVIPVSEHSMVGSAVIYQKAINIPDLYHLDEDPNKNPYHAKHDKTFDLRTGYQCRSMLTIPMYDISYRVIGVIQLINRKRPNTKNLKGIKDFTEYVLPFDDTDVEYAEIVAQQAGIALENAMLTLEKEQLFEGFVHAAVTAIEQRDPTTSGHSHRVAKLTVGLAEIINKIDNGRFKDIRFDKKQLKEIEYASLLHDFGKLGVREQVLIKAKKLYPWELDLLLERFEHIRSRFEIEYLREYIGFLSGKTTIAPGFGPETFRAHYENRINELEDFLQFILKSNEPTVLEQGGFERLKDIANMSFKDGRQRTRPFLNYRELEALSVSRGSLTREEFAEIQSHVVHTYEFLRKIPWGRSFPNVPQIAAKHHEKLDGTGYPGGSHDEEIPVQTRMMTIADIFDALTASDRPYKKAVPVPRAIEIIEMEVKAGKVDSDLFKVFVESQVYQAVIDKNQQAS; this is encoded by the coding sequence ATGACTTCAAAAGCCAAAGAGCATAAGCCCCACGGCAAAAGCAGCAAGACAGCAGCCCCGATCCAGGTCGGCAGTTTTGTTGAACTTACGGCCGCATTGAACCAGGCTCCGGAATTGGCGGGATTTCAATTTGAAGTTCCCATGGATGGAGTGGTCAGCCTGCAAAAGGATGACATTACTCTGATCTTTTTTGAAGATCGTGCCTGGCAGGACGCTGCGTCTGTCAGTGTCTTTCTATCAAAAGCCAACGATTCAGGCCTCTGCTTTATTTGCACCGGAACCGATGAGGACCTCGAAAATCTGCCCGCGGCCCTTGAGAGCGCCAATTTTCGCTCGCTGGCCCTACCCTGCCGGATTCGCCAGCTCGTTATAGATGTGCAGAACTTCCATCGTCTGCAGTCCATGGTGCTCCGCTCGGAGCGGACCAATAAGAACGTCAAGGAAACCAACGAGCACGTCAAATATGTTCTGCGCGTGTCCCGTGAACTGAACGGGGTCCGTGACAGCAAAAAGCTGCTCTCGCTCATTTTGCAGAAAGCCCGGGAAATCACCAATGCCGATGCCGGGTCCATTTATACCGTGGACTGGAATGATCAGCGTGAATCCGACAGCAAGATCATCTTCAAGGTCACGCAGAACGAGTCCGTCTTCCAGGAGCTTGAGGAATTCGTCATTCCCGTGAGCGAGCATTCCATGGTCGGCAGCGCCGTGATCTATCAGAAGGCCATCAATATCCCCGACCTTTATCATCTGGATGAGGATCCGAACAAAAATCCTTATCACGCCAAGCATGATAAGACCTTCGATCTGCGCACGGGCTATCAGTGCCGTTCGATGCTGACCATTCCCATGTATGATATCAGCTACCGCGTGATCGGCGTCATCCAGCTGATCAACCGAAAGCGCCCGAATACGAAGAATCTGAAGGGCATCAAGGATTTCACGGAATACGTGCTGCCCTTTGATGACACCGATGTCGAATACGCGGAAATCGTCGCCCAGCAGGCCGGTATCGCCCTTGAAAACGCGATGCTGACTCTGGAAAAAGAGCAGCTCTTCGAAGGCTTCGTGCACGCCGCCGTCACCGCGATCGAACAGCGGGATCCGACCACCAGCGGTCACTCGCATCGGGTCGCGAAGCTCACGGTGGGGCTGGCCGAGATCATCAATAAGATCGACAATGGCCGCTTCAAGGACATTCGCTTCGATAAAAAGCAGCTGAAAGAGATCGAATACGCCTCGCTCCTGCATGACTTCGGCAAGCTGGGCGTGCGCGAACAGGTTCTAATCAAAGCCAAGAAGCTCTACCCTTGGGAACTCGATCTGCTCCTGGAACGCTTCGAGCACATCCGCTCCCGCTTCGAGATCGAGTATCTGCGGGAATACATCGGGTTTCTGAGTGGCAAGACCACCATCGCGCCCGGTTTTGGTCCCGAGACCTTCCGTGCGCATTATGAAAATCGCATCAATGAGCTGGAGGACTTCCTGCAGTTCATTCTGAAGTCCAACGAACCGACCGTTTTGGAACAGGGTGGCTTCGAACGGCTGAAGGATATTGCCAATATGTCCTTCAAAGACGGCCGTCAGCGCACGCGCCCCTTCCTGAACTATCGGGAGCTTGAAGCCCTTTCCGTGTCCCGTGGATCGTTGACCCGCGAGGAATTTGCGGAAATCCAAAGCCATGTGGTCCACACCTACGAATTTTTAAGAAAAATCCCCTGGGGCCGTTCCTTCCCGAACGTCCCGCAGATCGCCGCCAAGCACCATGAAAAACTCGACGGCACGGGTTATCCCGGTGGTTCGCATGACGAGGAAATCCCGGTGCAGACGCGGATGATGACCATCGCCGATATCTTCGATGCTCTGACGGCTTCCGATCGACCCTATAAAAAAGCGGTTCCGGTGCCTCGCGCTATCGAGATCATCGAGATGGAAGTGAAGGCCGGCAAAGTCGATTCGGACCTTTTCAAAGTCTTCGTCGAATCCCAGGTTTATCAGGCTGTTATTGATAAAAATCAGCAGGCATCTTAA
- the aat gene encoding leucyl/phenylalanyl-tRNA--protein transferase, with protein MQPILTPELLLAAYRHGYFPMPHPETEEIIWFNPDPRAVIPLDGFHCSRSLRRSIRRGNFTVTIDKDFSGVMAGCAERPETWINEEITEAYERLHRHGDAHSLEIWQNDELVAGTYGVAIGGAFFAESKFHRVTDASKAALYFLVEHLRAKGFSLLEVQFITPHLRTLGAIQIPARDYEQRLQRAVRQSVSFEPLVLPDLKPDHDP; from the coding sequence ATGCAACCCATACTGACTCCTGAACTCCTGCTTGCCGCCTATCGACACGGTTATTTTCCAATGCCGCATCCGGAAACCGAGGAGATCATCTGGTTCAATCCGGATCCGCGGGCCGTTATTCCCCTGGATGGCTTTCATTGCTCGCGCTCCCTCAGACGGTCTATTCGTCGCGGCAATTTCACAGTGACCATCGACAAGGATTTTTCTGGCGTGATGGCCGGCTGTGCTGAGCGTCCGGAAACCTGGATCAACGAGGAAATCACCGAGGCCTATGAAAGGCTTCATCGGCACGGCGACGCGCACTCGCTTGAAATATGGCAGAATGACGAACTCGTTGCTGGAACCTATGGCGTGGCTATTGGCGGAGCCTTTTTCGCTGAGTCCAAATTCCATCGTGTGACCGATGCGTCCAAGGCCGCCCTCTATTTTCTGGTCGAACATCTGCGCGCCAAGGGCTTTAGCCTCCTTGAGGTGCAGTTCATCACGCCTCATTTACGCACATTAGGCGCCATTCAGATACCGGCTCGCGACTACGAACAGCGTTTGCAGCGTGCCGTGCGTCAGTCAGTCAGCTTCGAACCCCTCGTGCTGCCTGACCTTAAGCCCGACCATGACCCTTAA
- the rpsU gene encoding 30S ribosomal protein S21, translating into MPGVRLKEGDSVERALKALKKQVEKAGTISELKKRQHYEKPSIKRKKKQAAARKRLMKQLRKLGLA; encoded by the coding sequence ATGCCAGGAGTAAGACTTAAAGAGGGTGACAGCGTCGAAAGAGCTTTGAAAGCTTTGAAAAAGCAAGTCGAAAAAGCCGGAACTATTTCGGAGCTCAAAAAACGCCAGCACTATGAAAAACCCTCCATCAAGCGCAAGAAGAAGCAGGCTGCTGCTCGCAAGCGTCTGATGAAGCAGTTGAGAAAACTGGGTCTGGCCTGA
- a CDS encoding YigZ family protein, whose translation MPQRVLLRPHRIELIEKHSRFIGIGFPCQSLDAFKRHKADLEKEFPDASHITFAYKFFEQGQLQQRFSDAGEPSGTAGKPILMHIEGQGLMDVVVFVVRYFGGVKLGAGGLVRAYGNTAKQLILEAETAEHIPLITLAINLPYSEQNRLDYLARKHKAAILHREFAEDLKVELEMPEAEKIGFLEGLTPYLKK comes from the coding sequence GTGCCTCAGCGCGTCCTACTCAGACCTCATCGCATTGAACTCATAGAAAAGCACTCGCGATTCATTGGGATTGGCTTTCCGTGCCAATCCCTCGATGCGTTTAAGCGTCACAAGGCGGATCTGGAAAAGGAATTTCCAGATGCGTCTCACATCACCTTTGCCTATAAATTCTTCGAACAGGGTCAGCTGCAGCAGAGATTCTCCGATGCCGGGGAACCATCCGGGACGGCCGGCAAACCCATACTGATGCATATCGAAGGTCAGGGCCTGATGGATGTCGTGGTCTTCGTCGTTCGCTATTTCGGGGGCGTGAAGCTCGGCGCCGGCGGCCTGGTGCGGGCCTATGGAAATACTGCGAAGCAGCTGATTCTGGAAGCCGAGACGGCGGAGCATATTCCGCTGATCACGCTTGCAATCAACCTGCCCTATTCCGAACAGAATCGTCTCGATTATCTGGCTCGCAAGCATAAAGCTGCGATTCTGCATCGTGAATTCGCCGAGGATCTTAAAGTCGAGCTGGAGATGCCGGAAGCGGAGAAAATCGGCTTTTTGGAAGGCCTCACGCCCTATCTAAAAAAATAG
- a CDS encoding lytic transglycosylase domain-containing protein translates to MATKLRGLSSSLRHLLVFGSFLSTPIAWAEARPKELFPSSPVIQRQVDFWERIFTEFKSNEFVLHDRDNLAVIIGSIKVPYDINAKARNMDLPIISPDDEIESYRQALRRFVSEGPSARLKGKREQEIWNAYVKKNAHRSLLTGKAVLRVQGGLADTFYAASQRAELYLPLMEKIFRQARLPTDLTRIVFVESMFNLKARSKVGASGFWQLMPGTARDYIKVTRTRDERNSPLIATRAAAGVLRSNYNALEAWPLAVTAYNHGPGGMKRAMAKLKTKDLSEIILLYDSPSFGFASRNFYSEFLAATKVHRELVEQPALSRVAGENPDKG, encoded by the coding sequence ATGGCTACGAAACTGCGTGGTCTTTCGTCTTCGCTCCGCCATCTCCTCGTCTTCGGCAGTTTCCTTTCAACCCCGATCGCCTGGGCTGAAGCCCGTCCGAAAGAGCTGTTCCCAAGCTCTCCCGTAATTCAACGCCAGGTTGATTTCTGGGAACGCATTTTCACCGAATTCAAAAGCAACGAATTCGTCCTCCATGATCGCGATAATCTTGCTGTGATCATCGGTTCCATCAAGGTCCCGTATGATATCAATGCCAAGGCGCGGAATATGGATCTGCCTATTATTTCACCTGATGATGAGATCGAATCCTACAGACAGGCGTTGCGACGCTTCGTAAGCGAAGGACCCAGCGCGCGTTTGAAAGGCAAGCGTGAGCAGGAAATCTGGAACGCTTATGTTAAGAAAAACGCGCACAGAAGTCTTCTGACCGGCAAAGCTGTGCTGCGGGTGCAGGGCGGACTCGCCGATACATTCTACGCGGCATCTCAGCGTGCGGAACTTTATCTCCCACTTATGGAGAAGATCTTCCGTCAGGCACGATTGCCAACGGATTTAACGCGCATCGTGTTCGTGGAATCCATGTTCAATTTAAAGGCACGGTCCAAAGTCGGAGCGTCCGGATTCTGGCAACTCATGCCAGGAACTGCCCGGGATTACATCAAGGTAACGCGTACGCGTGATGAACGGAACTCTCCCCTCATTGCAACCCGGGCTGCAGCCGGGGTCCTGCGCAGCAACTATAATGCTCTGGAGGCGTGGCCTTTGGCCGTGACGGCTTATAACCACGGACCGGGCGGTATGAAACGTGCAATGGCCAAATTGAAAACAAAGGATTTGTCGGAGATCATACTGCTGTATGACTCTCCCAGCTTTGGATTCGCGAGCAGGAATTTCTATTCGGAATTCCTCGCTGCCACGAAAGTGCATCGCGAGCTGGTGGAACAGCCCGCACTTTCCAGAGTGGCAGGAGAAAATCCGGATAAAGGCTGA